Proteins encoded in a region of the Triticum dicoccoides isolate Atlit2015 ecotype Zavitan chromosome 3A, WEW_v2.0, whole genome shotgun sequence genome:
- the LOC119273652 gene encoding uncharacterized protein LOC119273652: MAASPHLLVFLVVALAASGSNGAVAAAGDHDDVQLRKVDLSQAIEVLSRYRPETTDAETLKRAVAVVNREAQRYWKPIFNNVNKVMHSGANDCTKEEAFAAAKALLNRELGQGPDAIKMDFEYV, from the coding sequence ATGGCGGCGTCCCCCCACCTACTCGTCTTCCTCGTTGTGGCGCTCGCGGCCAGCGGCAGCAACGGCGCCGTCGCCGCTGCGGGCGACCATGACGATGTGCAGCTGCGGAAGGTAGACCTGTCACAGGCCATCGAGGTCCTTTCCCGCTACCGCCCGGAGACCACTGATGCAGAGACCCTGAAGCGGGCCGTGGCGGTGGTGAACCGGGAGGCGCAGCGGTACTGGAAGCCCATCTTCAACAACGTCAACAAGGTGATGCACAGCGGCGCCAACGACTGCACCAAGGAGGAGGCGTTCGCCGCGGCCAAGGCGCTGCTCAACCGCGAGCTCGGGCAAGGCCCGGACGCCATCAAGATGGACTTCGAGTACGTGTGA
- the LOC119273653 gene encoding uncharacterized protein LOC119273653, with product MAAFRLLFLLLAFSASCNSIAAASAMYKARASVIFRHDARTIEVKFVLPASNSPVAAGDEDLQLRQEAMAQAITVISRHRPETSDAEKLKWALGVVNLEAQRWKPIFRAVSTVLESGADDGTKEDAFAQAKEELNRELGQEGPNALKIDFGYM from the coding sequence ATGGCCGCCTtccgcctcctcttcctcctgCTTGCCTTCTCCGCCAGCTGCAACAGCATTGCCGCTGCCAGCGCGATGTACAAGGCGAGGGCCAGTGTGATTTTCAGACATGATGCTCGCACCATCGAGGTCAAATTCGTCCTCCCCGCCAGCAACAGCCCAGTCGCCGCTGGGGACGAGGACCTGCAGCTCCGGCAGGAAGCCATGGCGCAGGCCATTACCGTGATCTCTCGCCACAGGCCAGAGACCAGCGACGCCGAGAAGCTCAAGTGGGCGCTGGGGGTGGTGAACCTCGAGGCCCAGCGGTGGAAGCCCATCTTCAGAGCCGTCAGCACGGTGCTggagagcggcgccgacgacggcaCCAAGGAGGACGCGTTCGCCCAGGCCAAGGAGGAGCTCAACCGCGAGCTCGGCCAGGAAGGTCCCAACGCCCTCAAGATCGACTTCGGGTATATGTGA
- the LOC119273654 gene encoding uncharacterized protein LOC119273654: protein MAAFHLLFVLVLALAASNSASTVAAADDDDVRLRQEAMVQALGVVTRFDLANTDPEAVRQVKRALAVLDCEVQAHPQRWKTIFNAVDKAMDSGADDRSSEEASSSAKELLEQEFGPCPRCLKRDLGVEDL, encoded by the coding sequence ATGGCTGCCTTccacctcctcttcgtcctcgtgctTGCGCTCGCCGCCAGCAACAGTGCCAGCACAGTGGCCGCTGCGGACGACGATGATGTGCGGCTGCGGCAGGAGGCCATGGTGCAGGCCCTCGGGGTAGTCACCCGCTTCGACCTGGCCAACACCGACCCCGAAGCAGTGAGGCAGGTGAAGCGGGCGCTCGCGGTGCTGGACTGTGAGGTCCAGGCCCACCCCCAGCGGTGGAAGACCATCTTCAACGCCGTTGACAAGGCCATGGATAGCGGCGCCGACGACCGTAGCAGTGAGGAGGCGTCCTCATCGGCCAAGGAGCTGCTGGAGCAGGAGTTCGGCCCGTGTCCGAGATGCCTCAAAAGGGACCTCGGAGTCGAAGATCTGTAA